One region of Vescimonas fastidiosa genomic DNA includes:
- a CDS encoding ParM/StbA family protein → MLISIDHGNKQIKTNHRTFVSGLRESDTKPPFGKDVLFYKGKYYTLTDQRIPYMRDKTADERYFILTLFAVAFELAGTEYRKDEIVDVQLAVGLPPAHYGAQYERFENYFLNRDIIDFQLDGRPYSVFISTAICFPQAYAAIMPIYQRIHSYSKVAVLDIGGFTADYLLVKNGEADLSACDSLDNGVITLYNGIKSKVNADFDILLDESDIDAILKDTPTDFDESVIRIVQEQAQQFINDLFGKLRERMIDLRSGKAVFVGGGSILLKKQIEASGKVGAPIFVDEISANTKGYELLFKAACMG, encoded by the coding sequence ATGCTAATCAGTATCGACCACGGGAATAAACAAATCAAAACCAACCACAGGACCTTTGTGTCCGGGCTTCGGGAAAGCGACACAAAGCCGCCCTTCGGAAAGGATGTTCTGTTCTACAAGGGCAAGTATTATACCCTCACCGATCAGCGCATCCCGTATATGCGGGACAAGACGGCTGACGAACGGTATTTTATCCTCACGCTGTTTGCCGTTGCCTTTGAGCTTGCCGGAACCGAGTACCGCAAGGACGAGATCGTAGATGTGCAGCTTGCGGTAGGCCTGCCGCCTGCCCATTACGGAGCGCAATACGAACGGTTTGAAAACTATTTTCTGAACCGGGATATTATTGACTTCCAGCTCGACGGCAGACCGTACTCTGTATTCATCAGCACGGCGATTTGCTTTCCGCAGGCTTACGCTGCCATTATGCCGATCTATCAGCGGATCCATTCGTATTCAAAGGTTGCAGTGCTGGACATTGGCGGTTTTACTGCCGACTATCTGCTGGTGAAAAACGGCGAGGCGGATCTGTCTGCCTGCGACTCACTGGATAACGGCGTCATCACTCTTTACAATGGAATCAAATCCAAGGTCAATGCGGATTTTGACATCCTCCTGGACGAGTCGGACATTGATGCTATCTTGAAGGATACGCCTACCGATTTTGACGAAAGTGTGATCCGTATCGTGCAGGAGCAGGCGCAACAGTTTATCAACGATCTTTTCGGCAAGCTCAGAGAGCGGATGATTGATTTGCGCTCCGGCAAGGCTGTGTTTGTCGGCGGCGGTTCTATCCTACTGAAGAAACAAATCGAAGCGTCCGGCAAGGTCGGCGCACCGATTTTTGTCGATGAGATTTCCGCCAATACAAAGGGCTACGAGCTGTTGTTCAAGGCCGCTTGTATGGGGTGA
- a CDS encoding helix-turn-helix domain-containing protein: protein MQNVLDTFAAEVLRKRKAIGYTQRQLADKLHMSIRTIQDLEHGISNPKAETILLIARELDISIDAILFPNIVRGHISKTAMDFFAGKSEAEVQKYVSLCQQADKLKTDK from the coding sequence GTGCAAAATGTATTAGATACCTTCGCTGCGGAAGTGCTCCGAAAGCGCAAGGCGATTGGCTACACACAGAGGCAGCTGGCGGATAAGCTCCATATGAGCATCCGTACTATTCAGGATCTGGAACACGGAATCAGCAATCCAAAAGCCGAAACCATCTTGCTTATTGCGAGAGAATTGGATATCAGTATTGATGCGATCCTGTTTCCCAATATTGTGCGAGGGCATATTTCAAAAACCGCTATGGATTTCTTCGCCGGAAAGAGTGAGGCAGAGGTTCAAAAGTATGTGTCCTTGTGTCAACAAGCAGATAAGCTGAAAACTGATAAATGA
- a CDS encoding RNA polymerase sigma factor — MYKKNNGSTEQEILQNQFSAYVKKAVHNRRIQFLTEKSRKFRFETPLFDLDYLLFDTTDIIQEITDHETVRQALRSIKENERRIVLERIIEEKSFGQLSDELGMSYKTVASLYYRAIKKLRRFMEEGESK; from the coding sequence ATGTATAAAAAGAATAATGGCTCAACTGAGCAGGAAATATTGCAAAACCAGTTTTCGGCCTATGTGAAAAAGGCAGTCCATAATCGGAGAATTCAATTTTTGACCGAGAAAAGCCGCAAGTTTCGCTTTGAAACACCGCTTTTTGACCTGGACTATCTCCTGTTCGATACAACGGACATCATTCAGGAGATCACGGATCATGAGACCGTGCGGCAAGCGCTTCGGTCAATCAAGGAAAACGAACGGCGGATCGTCCTTGAAAGAATCATTGAGGAAAAAAGCTTCGGGCAATTATCGGATGAACTCGGTATGTCCTATAAGACTGTAGCCTCACTGTATTACCGTGCAATAAAGAAGCTCCGCCGATTTATGGAAGAAGGTGAATCAAAATGA
- a CDS encoding helix-turn-helix domain-containing protein, which produces MNFKELLLQAKFGDRTATTELLMLYQPLLLKESIIDGILDEDLYQELCIVFMRCIDRFDP; this is translated from the coding sequence ATGAATTTCAAAGAGTTACTGTTGCAAGCAAAATTCGGAGACAGAACAGCCACAACAGAATTACTGATGCTATATCAGCCCTTGCTACTGAAAGAATCAATTATAGACGGAATTCTTGACGAGGATCTGTACCAGGAGCTTTGCATTGTGTTTATGCGCTGCATAGACCGTTTTGACCCATAA
- a CDS encoding zinc-binding metallopeptidase family protein, translated as MIRFDDILRMRQKELKHYLAGHLKKLGYETVKKKGFLYAEGTVPVLLVAHLDTVHNELPHIICRSEDGRYIMSPQGIGGDDRCGVYMILQIISEVRCHVLFCEDEETGGQGAKAFERSGIQIDVNYIVEVDRRGNNDAVFYNCDNPKFSEFVCSFGFREAMGSFSDISVVAPYLKTAAVNISAGYYNEHRLHEVIDWSAMQNNVERIKQMVQTETGKYPYRKRKLYAGSYFGQQTLFDIEPAGRDKEKLLMELPEGTRLMMNGCEVTPSFPYLMDNEGNVYAGIQELDAAVLSENSIACDENGELLSFSVFDAKRMKVLSMESAMEQLGMDIGW; from the coding sequence ATGATTCGATTTGATGATATTCTCCGTATGCGGCAAAAGGAACTGAAGCATTATCTGGCCGGTCACCTGAAGAAACTTGGCTATGAGACAGTCAAAAAGAAAGGCTTCCTCTATGCCGAGGGCACAGTGCCGGTGCTGTTGGTCGCCCATTTGGACACCGTACATAATGAGCTGCCGCATATCATCTGCCGATCCGAAGACGGGCGCTATATCATGTCCCCGCAAGGGATCGGCGGCGACGACCGGTGCGGCGTATATATGATCTTACAGATCATTAGCGAAGTACGCTGCCATGTGCTGTTCTGCGAGGATGAGGAAACCGGCGGACAGGGCGCCAAAGCGTTTGAACGGAGCGGGATCCAGATCGATGTGAATTACATTGTAGAGGTGGACCGCCGTGGGAACAACGACGCTGTGTTTTACAACTGCGACAACCCGAAGTTTTCTGAGTTTGTCTGCTCCTTCGGTTTCCGTGAGGCAATGGGCTCCTTCAGCGACATTTCCGTTGTTGCGCCATATCTCAAAACAGCAGCGGTAAATATTAGTGCCGGTTACTACAATGAGCACCGATTGCACGAAGTGATCGACTGGTCTGCCATGCAGAACAATGTCGAGCGCATCAAGCAGATGGTGCAGACGGAAACCGGCAAGTATCCTTACAGAAAGCGAAAGCTATATGCCGGCTCCTATTTCGGGCAGCAGACGCTGTTCGACATAGAGCCTGCCGGCAGAGATAAGGAAAAGCTGCTGATGGAGCTGCCGGAAGGAACGCGGCTTATGATGAACGGGTGCGAGGTCACACCTTCTTTTCCGTATCTTATGGATAACGAAGGCAATGTGTACGCCGGCATTCAGGAGCTTGACGCTGCAGTTTTATCGGAAAATTCCATTGCCTGCGACGAGAATGGGGAGCTTCTCTCCTTTTCGGTGTTTGACGCCAAGCGGATGAAAGTTCTCTCTATGGAGTCGGCAATGGAACAGTTAGGAATGGATATTGGGTGGTAG